In Mesorhizobium sp., one DNA window encodes the following:
- the cydX gene encoding cytochrome bd-I oxidase subunit CydX: MWYFAWLLGLPLAAAFAVLNAMWYELMEDEAQKRDSGKPS; encoded by the coding sequence ATGTGGTATTTCGCCTGGCTGCTCGGCCTGCCGCTCGCCGCCGCCTTCGCGGTTCTCAACGCGATGTGGTACGAACTGATGGAAGACGAGGCGCAGAAGCGCGACTCCGGCAAGCCGAGCTGA
- the cydB gene encoding cytochrome d ubiquinol oxidase subunit II, which yields MILHELIDYPTLRIIWWVLLGVLLIGFAVMDGFDLGAATLLPFVAKNDLERRVVINAVGPVWEGNQVWLILGGGAIFAAWPPLYAVSFSGFYLAMFAILFALILRPVGFKYRSKRESPTWRSRWDWTLFIGGVVPTLIMGVAVGNVLQGVPFHLGSDLRIFYDGTTLFELLNPFALLAGLLSVSMVIMHGASWLVLKTTGEVAARSRRYGSIAALATIALFALGGLWLWAGIDGFRFTSAIVTDGPSNPLAKTVEQGTGIWFENYAAHPWTMVAPALGFAGAALALLLYRLGREVLPILASAVSIVGIISTVGLSMFPFILPSSVDPRSSLTVWDASSSHLTLFIMLVVTVIFIPLIVVYTSWVYRVLWGKVEEGEIRDGTGHAY from the coding sequence ATGATCCTGCACGAACTCATCGACTATCCGACTCTGCGCATCATCTGGTGGGTGCTTCTCGGCGTTCTCCTGATCGGCTTCGCCGTCATGGACGGCTTCGACCTGGGCGCGGCGACCCTCCTGCCTTTCGTGGCGAAGAACGACCTCGAGCGCCGCGTCGTCATCAACGCGGTCGGACCGGTCTGGGAAGGTAACCAGGTCTGGCTGATCCTGGGCGGCGGCGCCATCTTCGCCGCCTGGCCGCCGCTCTATGCGGTATCCTTCTCCGGCTTCTATCTGGCGATGTTTGCTATCCTCTTCGCGCTCATCCTGCGTCCGGTAGGCTTCAAATATCGGTCGAAGCGCGAGAGCCCGACATGGCGCTCGCGCTGGGACTGGACGCTGTTCATCGGCGGCGTCGTGCCCACCCTGATCATGGGCGTCGCGGTGGGCAACGTGCTGCAGGGCGTGCCCTTTCACCTCGGGTCCGACCTGCGCATCTTCTACGACGGCACCACGCTGTTCGAACTGCTCAATCCCTTCGCCCTGCTTGCCGGCCTGCTGTCGGTTTCGATGGTCATCATGCATGGCGCGTCCTGGCTCGTGCTCAAGACGACAGGCGAGGTCGCGGCCCGCTCGCGACGCTATGGCAGCATCGCGGCGCTGGCAACGATCGCCCTCTTCGCGCTGGGCGGCCTCTGGCTATGGGCCGGCATTGACGGCTTCCGTTTCACCAGCGCGATCGTCACGGACGGTCCCTCCAATCCGCTCGCCAAGACGGTGGAACAGGGCACGGGCATCTGGTTCGAGAACTACGCGGCCCATCCGTGGACGATGGTCGCGCCGGCGCTCGGTTTCGCCGGTGCGGCCCTTGCGCTGCTCCTGTATCGCTTGGGGCGCGAGGTCCTGCCGATCCTCGCCAGCGCCGTGTCGATCGTCGGCATCATCTCGACGGTCGGCCTGTCGATGTTCCCCTTCATCCTGCCCTCGTCGGTCGATCCGCGGTCGAGCCTGACGGTGTGGGATGCGTCGTCCAGCCATCTCACCCTGTTCATCATGCTCGTCGTCACGGTGATCTTCATCCCGCTCATCGTCGTCTATACGAGCTGGGTCTACCGCGTTCTGTGGGGCAAGGTCGAGGAGGGCGAGATCCGCGACGGCACCGGTCACGCCTACTGA
- a CDS encoding cytochrome ubiquinol oxidase subunit I, with amino-acid sequence MELDIVDLSRLQFAITALYHFLFVPLTLGLSILLAIMETVYVMTGRVIWRQMTKFWGTLFGINFALGVATGIVMEFQFGMNWSYYSHYVGDIFGAPLAIEGLMAFFLEATFVGLFFFGWDKLSKLGHLAATWAVAIGSNFSALWILIANGWMQNPVGSAFNPQTMRMEVNDFYAVLFNPVAQAKFVHTVSAGYVTAAIFVLGVSAWYLLKGRSIELARRSMTVAASFGLAASLSVVVLGDESGYLSTEHQKMKLAAIEGMWKTEPAPAAFTAFGFPDQESRTTHYAVHIPWVMGLIGTRSLTTEIPGIEELVQHAEVRIRQGIIAYGALQTIREAGSTAAVTDEARAAFEENGMDLGYALLLKRYVDDPRQATEEQIAQAAWDTVPHVPTLFWTFRIMVGLGFFFILLMAVFFYLSARHRLDRYPWLLRVAALTIPLPWIAAECGWIVAEVGRQPWIIEGVLPTAAAVSSLGAATVLMTIVGFALIYTVLFIVEMSLMLAAIRKGPEPDHQPEPAIAPPSLVPAE; translated from the coding sequence ATGGAACTCGACATCGTAGATCTGTCGCGGCTGCAGTTTGCCATCACTGCACTCTACCACTTCCTCTTCGTCCCGCTCACGCTCGGACTGTCGATCCTGCTCGCCATCATGGAGACGGTCTATGTCATGACCGGCCGGGTGATCTGGCGGCAGATGACCAAGTTCTGGGGCACGCTGTTCGGCATCAATTTCGCGCTGGGCGTGGCGACAGGCATCGTCATGGAGTTCCAGTTCGGCATGAACTGGAGCTATTACAGCCACTATGTCGGCGACATCTTCGGCGCCCCGCTGGCGATCGAAGGCCTGATGGCCTTCTTCCTCGAGGCGACGTTCGTGGGCCTGTTCTTCTTCGGCTGGGACAAGCTGTCGAAGCTCGGCCACCTCGCCGCGACCTGGGCCGTGGCCATCGGCTCGAATTTCTCGGCGCTGTGGATCCTGATCGCCAATGGCTGGATGCAGAATCCGGTGGGGTCGGCGTTCAACCCGCAGACGATGCGCATGGAGGTCAATGATTTCTACGCCGTCCTGTTCAACCCGGTCGCCCAGGCCAAGTTCGTCCACACCGTCTCCGCGGGATATGTGACCGCCGCGATTTTCGTGCTCGGCGTCTCGGCCTGGTATTTGCTGAAGGGCAGGAGCATTGAACTCGCCAGGCGCTCGATGACGGTCGCCGCCTCGTTCGGACTGGCCGCGTCGCTGTCGGTCGTCGTTCTCGGCGACGAGAGCGGATACCTCTCCACCGAGCATCAGAAGATGAAGCTCGCGGCGATCGAAGGGATGTGGAAGACCGAGCCGGCGCCGGCCGCCTTCACCGCGTTCGGCTTCCCCGATCAGGAATCGCGCACGACGCACTATGCCGTCCACATCCCCTGGGTGATGGGCCTGATCGGCACGCGCTCGCTGACCACCGAAATCCCCGGCATCGAAGAACTCGTTCAGCACGCCGAGGTCCGCATCCGCCAGGGCATCATCGCCTATGGCGCGCTGCAGACGATCCGCGAGGCGGGCAGCACCGCCGCCGTCACCGACGAGGCGCGCGCCGCCTTCGAGGAGAACGGGATGGATCTCGGCTACGCGCTGCTGCTCAAGCGCTATGTCGACGACCCGCGCCAGGCAACCGAAGAGCAGATCGCGCAGGCCGCCTGGGACACGGTCCCGCATGTGCCGACCCTGTTCTGGACCTTCCGCATCATGGTCGGCCTCGGCTTCTTCTTCATCCTGCTGATGGCGGTCTTCTTCTACCTGTCGGCACGTCACCGCCTGGACCGTTATCCCTGGCTGCTGCGCGTCGCGGCGCTGACGATTCCCCTGCCATGGATCGCGGCGGAATGCGGCTGGATCGTTGCCGAGGTCGGCCGGCAGCCCTGGATCATCGAGGGCGTGCTGCCGACTGCCGCCGCCGTCTCGAGCCTGGGCGCGGCGACGGTGCTGATGACCATCGTCGGCTTCGCGCTCATCTACACCGTCCTGTTCATCGTCGAGATGTCGCTGATGCTCGCCGCGATCCGCAAGGGTCCGGAACCGGATCATCAGCCGGAACCGGCGATAGCGCCTCCCTCTCTCGTCCCAGCGGAGTGA